The Triplophysa dalaica isolate WHDGS20190420 chromosome 14, ASM1584641v1, whole genome shotgun sequence DNA window AGGGTCTGGAAAGGGTTGGTACGGCTGGTTCCACAGCCTGAAGTTTAAGCTCGGAAACTATCGACAGAAGTTAAGTGCAGCTGGATGCCCAGAGGTGAGGGTCAACAAAAGAAAAGGAGAAGAAGCCAAGGGACCACGTATGAAGAAGTCAAAGAAGGGCGAGGTCCACTTCTGTCCAGATCCCCCTGAAGGACTAAGTGATGAAGACATGGAAGAAAAGCGGATGTTGATGGAGgtacatcatacacacacatgcacatacacatcATACCTGTCTAATATTACTGCATACATACCTGCCTATGTTATACTAACTACCTACACTTTGCTTTTGTGTCTGTGAAGCCTACTATTTTGTCTTATGTGTCCTTTGCGCTTGTGCAATCCAATTCAGGTGGAAGTGCTCAAAAAAGACCCAGATCACCAGCAGATAGATGAGCTGATGTCTGCCACGTTCTCCAAGCGCAGAAAGGAGATCGTAGGGGATCAACCTCTCATTGGGGATGTCATAGCTAGATGGCCGGCCATGTTCTGTGAGAGACAGGTATAACAATAGACAACACTCAGCCTATGATTAAAGAGACTTTGGTATTACTGAGTGGATGAAAGCCTTTGACAACAGACAACCTTAGCTTACTAAATTATGACTCTATGCTTTGAAAATCTTTTCTCTAATTTCTTAACCTTTTTGTCTTCTCAGGTTCGGACAGAGTTCAAAAGAGTCGTAAGCATAGACCTTCTCGAGTCGTTCCTCGATGGACTTGACGACCTGGCACCACGACTGCTGGAAGTGTACGAAGCTGCGACCAAGTCGGCAAAGATGCCTGCACTGAAAGCCATTTTGGACTGTCTGAAGAAAGATGTGAGTAGACGAGCTGAGAATTGTAAAATTGGGCACCAGAtgaatccgtgtatcattcgttcttttcatattcaattgagattccaaaatcggaaaattaaaaaacggtttgttatttcgttattcgtttataaatgtgataccaaaaaacaaataacgggtcatttttcgtacttttgatttaatgctcagatcaaaaatgggaaatgaaacaaaggggacacgacagattttgattttgagattgaatttgttcgatttgggtaagccggaagttatcttcgtgtgtgtatgtgttgcagttaaaagaagcctgaaaaccctcaatcttgcagtgattgactaagtaattttttttgtaatttcgtatcgacaccatggccgcactggaatcatatgctgatttaattaaagacttatttgaaactgtcaggacacataaagagatttccactacgctgcagaagatgggtatccagcgaagttctgaaatgagacgaggctgaatccagcttcttattcgcagtttcttattcacgcttagcttcttagggaccatctcgcgtttctcttcttttacgtttttaaaataaaaacttttttgtgtgtgtgtttctgtgtgcgcgcgcgtgtgtgtgtgtctgttggcgtgtttttttttttttttttaatttcgtatcgacaccatggccgcactggaatcatatgctgatttaattaaagacttatttgaaactgtcaggacacataaagagatttccactacgctgcagaagatgggtatccagcgaagttctgaaatgagacgaggctgaatccagcttcttattcgcagtttcttattcacgcttagcttcttagggaccatctcgcgtttctcttcttttacgtttttaaaataaaaacttttttgtgtgtgtgtttctgtgtgcgcgcgcgtgtgtgtgtgtctgttggcgtgtgtctgtgcctgcctgcgtgcgtgtgtgagagagagtgcacagaggatgggctactgctcgctgtctaagtcatgacctgctgaatgccccttgagatgaccgtgaacttcacgtggaacctccatcacccactccccttaacattctctatattactttgatcgaacagtttttttaggcagcctatgtccaccatgaatattaatcgaatccaaaagtacctacatgtttgaaagtgcaatattctggtgcagaacatgcagtacggtttatgcatgagtaatttacgtgtatatttgtaaaaaaaacatagtatacaccgttttgttatactttgcatatctataattaactgtttttattctatatatttattttttctatttcctttgtttgtctatactgtattttttcattctgagctcctgaaaccacaacacgttgcttgtctttgtgtgcacaatttgaaaataaagcttattctatttttttactgatccattgttcttatacaatttattatactcttgttggtcttagccagtgcattatacacacattatattactgctatgtagttacatgtatatatatttaagtaaactttgacacagaactgtgtttttgtacaagtatgtctttgatggtgcgttaaaagttccaccgctaggttacaccttgtcttgatgtctaccgtcatgcaagaaaacagttttactgtagcatttttgggttattggacaatttggggtgccatatctcgagttctttgagggtgcgttagacgttctacattggagttatacccagtattcatgactaacatctagccaaaaagcagatatttttattgtagcattttgtagcagaacttcgctggatacccatcttctgcagcgtagttgacatctctttatgtgtcttgacagtttcaaataagtctttaattaaatcagcatatgattccagtacggccatggtgtcgatacgaaattacaaaaacaattacttagtcaatcactgcaagattgaggattttcaggcttcttttaactttttgcaaatgcggcaaacttccaagtgcaacacatacacacgaagataacttccggtttacccaaatcgaacaaattaaatctcaaaatcaaaatctgtcgtgtcccctttatttcatttcctatttttgatctgagcattaaatcaaaagtacgaaaaatgacccgttatttgttttttggtatcacatttataaacgaataacgaaataacaaaccgttttttaattttccgattttggaatctcaattgaatatgaaaagaacgaatgatacacggattcttagtcaatcactgcaagattgagggttttcaggcttcttttaactgcaacacatacacacacgaagataacttccggcttacccaaatcgaacaaattcaatctcaaaatcaaaatctgtcgtgtcccctttgtttcatttcccatttttgatctgagcattaaatcaaaagtacgaaaaatgacccgttatttgttttttggtatcacatttataaacgaataacgaaataacaaaccgttttttaattttcagattttggaatctcaattgaatatgaaaagaacgaatgatacacggattcaGATGTTTGCAATAAAATCTCAACACTgcttatttttgtcttgtagGACACAAACGACAGGAGAAGGATTGCTGCTCTGCTGGGTCTGCCACACTATCTAAGAGAAGAGCCATCAGACATCATCAGGATGTGTGACGTAAGACCTTTTTCTGTCATGCATAACAGCCTATAAATGAACGTACCCACCCACATATACActtgtgcgcacacacacacacacacacagacaacctTTAACAAAGAGATTGCATTAGATACACTCATGGGTGTTGATAAAGTCCTGTGGCAGCAAAATGGTGATGATGCAAGGAGAAGTGAGGGGCAGAATAGTGATGGGGAGGACGAGGGTTGGGTGGAATAGTGGTGATGGGAGGAGGGAGGGGTAGAGCAATGTTGGGGGAGGAGAAAGGAGGGGTAGAATAGTGATGGGGAGAGGACCCAGTGCAACATACACTTTCCCAGATCTGAGAGGACACTGAAGTTTTCACCCTTGCAGTAACGTTCCAATATTGCACCTACAAACATGCACACTCACAACTGAAAGCCCAAGAAGACTATTTTATTAGCCTGAAAACAAGGTTTATGATCACTGAGACTTAAATAGCTTTGCAGAGCATGTACATCTTGACCCAAACATtcacactatttttttttttctgcttttcaaGGCCCATGGTGAGACTCTGGCTGCAGCCATGGAGGGGATGCAACTTGGCCTGTTGATAGGCCATGAAGGTGACAACCAGGATGCCTTTCCACGTGAGGTCTTCAATGTGGCAGTTGTGGTTGAGGAGACTGTTGTGCTTCACAACTTCAAGGATGTGCCATCCAGCTTTGCCATGCTTTTGGGGATCATCTACTGCGTTAACCTTGAGTATCCACGAGCCATGAAGTATTCCTTTGAGTTCCTTCAGAGGGTAGTGATGAAGATCAAACCAGATCAAGCCTCTGCCAGAGTCCACGGCATCCGAAACAAGCTCCTGAGATATAATTTGTAAACCATGCCCCACCTGAGAATAggattggaattcatttttttctgttgacatGCGTTCCAAATTTGAAGGCAAAAGCACTTAAGCAAACAGGAGAGGAgccctgattttttttttgttggactgaaaacatttaattctgAATATTGTTCAAATAATGGGGTCAAAAGTATACTGTATTCaagtttcaaatatttgtaaacaacCAGCTGCAGTCTGAAGttttagatttgtttgtgtttggggTTCAGCACAGCTTTTGGTATAAGTTAGCTTGATCTGTGAGattaatgtttttaaggttttttaaatgtttacatttaaaacctgtTCAATATTTCAGTGTTGTAAGGAAAAAAGctaatgcttttaaaagaatttattttcttttggtttaataTGAATAGTGTTCAGTACAGCTTTGGGTGACCTAATGGGCATATGACAAGCAGAGGGGTGTGCACGTGCATATAGAAGGTGAGATGTTTACTGCAGTAATCATCAGTCAACTTAACCTCATTAGGTCACACAACAATAACAATGATAAACAACTTAGATGACAGgcagtgattttattttttttggaggTGCTGAATATAGATATCTATACTGCTGTATGTGTCTATTGGTCTATCTAGCCTAGATTCAGCATGACCAACTTCTTGGTTGACAACAGGCACTGCAGACAACTGCAGGAAACACTTCCCATCATCCACCTTCTATACACACACTGAGAAATACTTGTGGAGTCTGCTTGGGATACCCCCTCATAGTGTAAGCTCACACGAAACCCTTCTATTTATCTTAGCCTAATTATGTGACCCACACCCAACTGAAGTTTGGTATTGATTACAATTTTGAGATGATTTCATGATTGAAGTGTTTATGTATAGCTTGTATTGGCTTAACattggttttaataaaaaaaaacttttgtactcaaatttgtgtttttagaaTTAATTGTTAAGTTAAAACAAGACGTTCTTTTAGATCATCTTAACTTGATACCCTAATTCAAAGacattacttaatttaaatgacTAAGTTGAACCCACTAATGGGGATAAGTGAACAGAATGCTCATTAATGAGTTCACTTTATTTTGAACTTGCATAGCAAAGTTGAAACAACAATAATGGTATAGTCATGTTGACTCACAGAAGGCAATTCACAGTTTAACAACACTTAAAATAATGAGTTAAAACAATTCATTaatccattttgtttttacttgaaaTTTTGAGGCAGCTGCTTAACTTATGATTTTAAGTAGAACCAAGtagatattttttacagtgctgaTTGGTGCCTACTCGGAAGTTTGCCCGGACCTGGGTTGAAACCAGCAAGATTTCCATCTAACTATTGCAAATATTGCTTTAATTGATTTACTTTGTGTTAAGTTTTGGTCCTTGTGTTAGTAGCCAAGGCTTAATGTATTATACTGAGCAACAGCCCCATGTTAGCTTGCTACTTTCAGCATATGTTGTGTTCGTCGGTTGTGCATGAAAAAgatattaaatgcatttcagtGTCAAAACTGCATTCTTATGCAACTACATTAGTGTAGTGGTGTAAACTTGCTTGGAGCAGCAGCATTTACTGTGACCCGTTCTGAGACACAGATGCATACGACCCCACGTGAAAGAACATAGCAGACCTGCTCACGGCAGTGTGTGTATTGTTAACATGTTTCTTGTAACACCGATTTTTCAAAATcgaaattataatatttttgtatatagaTAAAAGCTCGCAGTCCATACATGTCATTAGAGTTATGCTCCTTGGATCATCAGGATTGATGCTGGTTCTAGTCATATTGtattgagagagagatggtggtctagtgggttaaaccactgaactggcaatcaaaaggttgctggtatgatcccagcagccaccaccagtgtgtccttgagcaagacactttgctccagggggattgtccttGTAATacgtgcactgtaagtcgctttggataaaagcgtctgccaaatgcctaaatgtaaatgtattgctttGGATCATCTTTTTATGCTCTATTGCAACAAATTTGCCAAGTTATGCTGTTTTGTTCCCCATGGTATGTGTGATTTCACATGCAAGGGaagatttataacaaaaataacattgtatttaaagcaaaactacTCGACTAAAGCAAATTAAAACTAATTTCAGCTCCGGGTCAAAATGGGTCACTAGAAAATGGTGGAAAGGTATTTAACTTTCATTTCCAATGACTATATTATAATGAATATAAACTCCTTTTAGGAATAGATGAGGAATTGATTGTTGATTGCTTGGTCAATTTCAATAACATTGAATCCATAAAATCCTTTTGCATCCgcaataaatgttgaaaaaatgtaaaatttcaacatatcacaattattttgaGTGTTTGAATTAGTTGGGTTCATGAAtttcattaaatgtaattttcttttattgtttgaAATGGTGTTTAATAAAAAGGTAGCAATTGAGGATGTTTTACACATGTAAATTTTCGATTGTTTGCTTCTATAATATTAACTGTAATCAAATAATATCTGCTTCAAAtaaagttatacattttttgtgactgTTGAAAACTGTGAGGTGTGTAAAAGCACTGTGACAAAGTAAACCCAAAACCTCAAAGACGCACTTAGACAGAAACACTCCtcatacaaacctcaacaatgtTGACAACGATTGATTCTACGCAAAAAATCAAATAGGTGCCATCAGTTGTCTTCCTATGAATGATGTTTGCCATTGAGTCAGTGTGGCTGATGCACAGAAGGCCCTTTGTACAACAAGTAACTAAATAATGATACAATTACAAGTCATTTTCAAACTGTAAAACATTCAACTTTACATAACTTTAAAACTAACTTTCATCTGGGAGATCACAGCCACGCATATGTGAATATTTGATCTGCTAGATGCATATGCCACTTAAAGTCATGcaataaaaagcagttttttgcTATCAAACATTGTTTACTTAATCCACAGAATCAGTGTAGCTGTGAAGGTATAGGTCAAATAGGCCAATTGATGGAGGGTTTGTAAAGAAATTTCATGCTCCCTCCcttgtaaaagtattttgtagtatttttaGAATACAGAAGTTTATTTTGATACATGGTGTGGCTGCTgtattttgtagtttattttgatacatttaaaagtaaGGTATTtggtattttaaaatacattttgatgtatttttgccCAGTCCTGACTGTAGCTATATCTCCATCCTGCTGCAATACCCTCCAACACATAGTGAAAGCAACTGAGAAGATTGTTAGTGTCTCTCTGACGTAATTTTGTTTGCTTGTTATCTCCAGGGAGCAGATGTGTACCGGATGtaaagtttgggccacaaaagcgtgcATGCACAGGAACGTTTGTTGCTTTGCTATTTCAGACTTACTAATATACATTTTGGTATGATTATTACCCAGTGGGCatttgatgttaaatagacatcaaattgacgtcaaacatcggcatcaaagaattggtcaaaaatgcaaatcaaatcgatgtcaaaatttgacatcaaattgacatcaaattttgacgttaatttgattagcaatttcttttacattttttaacaaattgatgtcctattctagaccaataaataatgaaacaacagtacttaatgtaagacatgttttattaaatacaatcagctacaattccagaaatttaaaatgttcttaaaccactaataaatataaaatcctccttgaattacatttaaattaaatattaacatttaaattaatatataaatattaagtgatctggaaaaagccatcacatgacaaaattgtacatattacaggttttgatattatatgaaagctctcaagccctttccatttgttaaaaacatttacatttacgtgtagttatttagcagatgcttttatccaaagcgacttacagtgcacttattacagggacaatcccccttgagcaacacactggtggtggctactaggatagaaccagcaaccttttgatttaccagttcagtggtttaacccactagaccacccactccataaaaacaatttgtaaattaaataaaaacagttttggaaagggcttaatagctttcatatgatactaaaaccagtattttttatttcaccatgtgatgggttttcccagatcatatcccaaatgaacaaaaataattttgataaacaattggcttaaggcctacttattcagaatctgaacacacatcaaTCGCCGATTTCCCCTTTTGTCGTCCCATACCCCCACATCTATCGGGAGCAGACCGGAGattttttagctgtatttttttatttcagcctctgataatgaaggtttggactgctgtagtgcacctaaatgaagatgaaaccacaattagcacaccttttaagacattaaaatatacctaacatttttcagcaaccatcacttgtacatagaagttaatgcaagttgctgctcttaaatgtttattaacactaagatgttcccaggtttaaataagtatctgttaaatttagaaatgtgcactacttgcaaatatttaagagttgttaaatgttttaaatgtgtcagtttactaAGACAAGATTGTAATTGaagcattacatgtttaatttacttaaaatgtagcatatgttgatagacactacatcctctaatcatacaagaaaagtaatgtagTACCTCTTATAACACGACATAGCCGTGTTTTCCAAAGGCCTTCTTCAGCCCTGAGCCATCCATtttcattgttgacatcaatttgtttgtaagaattctgaaaaaaaagacaaccatatcagtattcaatgattgttaagattgttgaacaatacaactaagtgaccagaacagctgagaagttttcctttgagcacagtaacacaaatggtcattgaaccagcttttggtacctttagtagtgtgggctggtcctgcttgacacagtggaccttctaccaggacattttagaacacttcatcagtgtgtatcaaattatgaattataattatgggtatgtttcgctttgtcgcatagcatcggtaaagagattcaaatgagggcatttttattttatccgaatattaattgcaaaactaacattactcactgacatttctaaatcgttaactcaacgttacacgcttaatggatcgcacattaacattacctcagaaatcttcacggtacttctggcgggatatttcaattcaccagattctaatatatcgccaagtcatatatttcatcaaaacacaatcttctaggttttcaaagttacccaatataacgtattttttattccatgagatgtttattactcacctgataAAAAGCGACAACCTTCTCCAATTCTTCGACCGCATAGCAAACACTGGCCTCTACGCAAGACGTGATGACGTACGTTTCAACGGTCAACGTAGTAaatcctccaaatatttttataaattttatatttttacgtgtatgtataaaataatatgttatactacatttgcatcaaatttcacacaaaaaataaattaattgttgtagtccattcactaacttcagctgctgagaaacccggaaatgtgaaataggccatggcgccgtctacaggtggtattaagaaatacataagacagataataaatgggcattgtaggcccaacatttttcataataaaattaatgattaattaatgattattaataaaaattaaggaaaaataaaaatttataaaaaataataaaaaagttataagagttttttgactaaaatgaacatgatgttgtaatactgtaaaaatggtacatacattataaggtattacaatattatgagtattttcaattacagcaatgtttttctaattttacagtaatataatatcactataaataacaaaaataaggatacataatactttatgtggggttacagcaaaaatgctgcttttgtttttaatattttaaattgtaattacatctgaatgtattattggcaaatcagtatattttcttgtaaaatttaacaatcactgtttccttttatttcagcatgagtatttacatacttttaaaaaaagtgttttttaccacagaagttacagcagtccactttcatgtacaaatccaacaactgcttcaaaagatgtgacaaatagatgcattttgaggggccagttagaagaaaaatgctatttcaactggatttacattgatgtcaatatgatgtcaatacaacatcaaatgaatgcctataatgcaacgttgatttgacgtcatttcaatgtcaaacatattgggctatacttacattaaccaatttcagtatgggataaacctcatattttcacctcattaaaaaccttgaagaatttaatgtatgatttgaatttgaaatgatgtggtgcaccatcttgatcaaatattgtctgaaatttgacatcaaattgacatcgAGGTGCCCGCTGGGTACTTGTGTTTCTATATTGTTGATGATAAAACTATATCTGGTTTTGGGGAAAACCAAGGTGTAAATGATGATATCATCATTGTAGCACTaatataaagctttttatttcCTCTCAGTGAAAGGTTAGGCAGTTAACTTTATTCTGACACGCccattatttttaagagtttctcCTTACTCTGCAGGTTAGGAGCTACTTTCAGCCTtaagatgttttgtgaatacggGCCCAAATATTTAGAACAATTTATCCTGAAGAACAATGGTGTTCCAGCATACTCACttgtttctttgtgtaatatgaacttccttgttccttgttgAGCAACAAAGGGAATCTGAAAGTATGAAGATCTGTTTCTCAACAGCCTGTTACAGTCATCTGTTATTAGTtcctttttaattaaaaatatcgACATTTAGGAAGATTTTCCTCATTTTGAAATATGAACTGAAATCACAATGTTTAAcaaaagaatgacaaaaaacacaacaattatgaattatttatattggGAAAAATCAAATTATATACATGACAAGTGACTATAGCACCTCCAATTACATATAGTTTATTCCATGTACAAAA harbors:
- the LOC130435163 gene encoding uncharacterized protein LOC130435163 isoform X2, whose protein sequence is MLLRVVLSDMDIRRLSIEITPPSVDALCQVLRANLGLRGGFILQFEDPAFKDQLTNLTDIRDLPEERATLKVLFTADAACSDSTLDSASLPSLSSGESDSQHWPEPFPIPEFSHDVELTLQEANGRYAKDGSVLAIPKGMKTDILDTLADSMSKISPYPERQHYENVAKALVEKHPSLKEPGSGKGWYGWFHSLKFKLGNYRQKLSAAGCPEVRVNKRKGEEAKGPRMKKSKKGEVHFCPDPPEGLSDEDMEEKRMLMEVEVLKKDPDHQQIDELMSATFSKRRKEIVGDQPLIGDVIARWPAMFCERQVRTEFKRVVSIDLLESFLDGLDDLAPRLLEVYEAATKSAKMPALKAILDCLKKDDTNDRRRIAALLGLPHYLREEPSDIIRMCDAHGETLAAAMEGMQLGLLIGHEGDNQDAFPREVFNVAVVVEETVVLHNFKDVPSSFAMLLGIIYCVNLEYPRAMKYSFEFLQRVVMKIKPDQASARVHGIRNKLLRYNL